A genomic region of Terriglobales bacterium contains the following coding sequences:
- a CDS encoding isoaspartyl peptidase/L-asparaginase: protein MSHSPVLVVHGGAWNIPDGMVEAHLRGTQAALAAGWRVLEGGGTALEAVEAAIVLMEDDDTFDAGRGSFLTREGRVQLDALLMEGATLRAGGVGCVERIRNPIRAARKILEESPHVYFVGEGAERFAQEHGIPLCDNRELVIEREVERLKEAQAQAAAGKPQEIFAASDPSHDTVGALALDGSGNLAAGTSTGGTLNKAPGRVGDSSLIGCGCYADNASAAVSCTGWGEPIMKLVLGKWAADRVGAGAPPARAATGAMELLRKRLDARGGIIVLDASGRMGLAHNTPRMAWAWKTERKEASGISCPNHPEPA from the coding sequence TTGAGCCATTCTCCGGTCCTGGTGGTGCACGGAGGCGCCTGGAACATCCCGGACGGGATGGTGGAGGCGCACCTGCGCGGGACGCAGGCGGCCCTAGCTGCCGGCTGGCGGGTGTTGGAGGGCGGCGGCACGGCGCTGGAGGCGGTGGAAGCGGCCATCGTGTTGATGGAGGACGACGATACCTTCGACGCCGGCCGGGGCAGCTTCCTGACCCGCGAAGGCCGGGTGCAACTGGATGCCCTGCTGATGGAAGGGGCGACGCTGCGAGCGGGAGGGGTGGGGTGCGTGGAACGCATCCGCAATCCCATCCGCGCGGCGCGCAAGATCCTGGAGGAAAGTCCCCACGTGTATTTTGTCGGCGAAGGGGCGGAGCGCTTCGCCCAGGAGCACGGCATCCCGCTGTGCGACAACCGCGAACTGGTGATCGAGCGGGAGGTCGAGCGCCTGAAGGAAGCGCAGGCGCAGGCTGCAGCGGGGAAACCACAGGAGATTTTTGCAGCATCGGATCCCTCTCACGACACGGTGGGAGCACTGGCCCTGGATGGGAGCGGGAACCTGGCGGCCGGGACCTCGACCGGCGGCACGCTCAACAAGGCGCCGGGGCGCGTAGGGGATTCTTCGCTGATCGGCTGCGGCTGCTACGCCGATAACGCGAGCGCCGCCGTCTCCTGCACCGGCTGGGGCGAGCCTATCATGAAGCTGGTGCTGGGAAAGTGGGCTGCGGACCGGGTGGGCGCAGGCGCGCCTCCCGCGCGAGCCGCGACCGGGGCTATGGAGTTGCTCCGGAAGCGCCTGGACGCCCGCGGCGGCATCATCGTTCTGGACGCCAGCGGCCGGATGGGGCTGGCGCACAACACGCCGCGCATGGCCTGGGCGTGGAAGACCGAGCGAAAAGAGGCCTCCGGAATCTCCTGTCCGAACCATCCGGAACCAGCCTAG
- a CDS encoding CDP-alcohol phosphatidyltransferase family protein encodes MSWTSAVGRSAQFLINLIVRALVLTRITPNAYTYIGLALSIGAALLFGYAAGENQPRLFRYAALVILLAGFLDMLDGQVARASNQATVFGGFLDSVLDRYSDAALFFGLLVYYARANRFFYVVLTAVVMISSVMVSYARARAESLIGSCKVGFMERPERLVLVILGGLFNRMAPALWVIAVISSITVVHRILYTRQMTRPLEAGSADTAAPAAP; translated from the coding sequence ATGAGCTGGACCAGCGCGGTCGGAAGGTCGGCCCAATTCCTGATCAACCTTATCGTGCGAGCGCTGGTGCTCACCCGCATCACTCCCAACGCCTACACCTACATTGGGCTGGCATTGAGCATCGGGGCGGCGTTGCTGTTCGGATACGCGGCGGGAGAAAACCAGCCGCGACTGTTCCGGTACGCCGCGCTGGTGATCTTGCTGGCGGGATTCCTGGACATGCTGGACGGGCAGGTGGCGCGCGCCAGCAATCAGGCCACAGTGTTCGGAGGCTTTCTCGATTCGGTGCTGGACCGCTATAGCGACGCCGCTCTGTTCTTCGGCCTGCTGGTTTATTACGCGCGGGCGAACCGCTTTTTCTACGTGGTGCTGACGGCGGTGGTGATGATCAGCTCGGTGATGGTCAGCTACGCGCGGGCGCGGGCGGAGTCGCTCATCGGGAGCTGCAAGGTGGGATTCATGGAGCGGCCCGAGCGGCTGGTGCTGGTGATCCTCGGCGGACTGTTCAACCGCATGGCGCCGGCGCTGTGGGTGATCGCTGTCATCTCCAGCATCACCGTGGTGCACCGCATCCTCTATACCCGCCAGATGACCCGGCCGCTGGAGGCGGGGAGCGCGGACACGGCGGCCCCGGCCGCTCCCTGA
- the greA gene encoding transcription elongation factor GreA, whose amino-acid sequence MPEHVKRKLEAEIRTLEHELTHELPQELKKAIAHGDLTENAEYHMAKQRQEIVRARLGQLKQRMADLSLINMSSIPRDKAALGSRVVVFDSTRNEKIEYKLVTSEESDVSKGLISTASPIGRGLMGKKVGDRATAVTPGGSREMEILKLTTIHDEAEAGASGSDSSSEAK is encoded by the coding sequence ATGCCTGAACATGTAAAGAGGAAGCTCGAAGCGGAGATACGAACCCTCGAACACGAGCTGACCCACGAACTGCCGCAGGAGTTGAAGAAGGCCATCGCACACGGCGACTTGACGGAGAACGCCGAGTACCACATGGCCAAGCAGCGGCAGGAGATCGTGCGGGCGCGGCTGGGCCAGCTGAAGCAGCGCATGGCCGACCTTTCCCTCATCAACATGAGCAGCATTCCTCGGGACAAGGCGGCCCTGGGGTCGAGGGTCGTGGTCTTCGACTCGACGCGGAACGAGAAGATCGAATACAAGCTGGTGACCAGCGAGGAATCGGACGTTTCCAAGGGGCTGATCTCCACCGCCTCGCCCATCGGGCGGGGCCTGATGGGAAAGAAGGTAGGAGACAGGGCCACGGCAGTCACCCCCGGGGGCAGCCGGGAGATGGAGATCCTGAAGCTGACCACGATTCACGACGAAGCCGAGGCCGGCGCCTCCGGCTCCGACTCGTCCTCCGAGGCGAAATGA
- a CDS encoding CarD family transcriptional regulator translates to MNSNGVFQIGDKVVYPNHGVGVIEQIGSRTLGDNVEKFYMLKINGGSLKVMVPFHNVASVGLRRVIRNGEVQKVLDFLTACKCENHTDWKYRFKENSEKMRTGALQEVCGVLKSLLLLNRTKPLSFREKKMLDRARYLLVSEIALAKNLPEDDIEHLLTRALAKSKLKFPEVTAQA, encoded by the coding sequence ATGAACAGTAACGGCGTCTTCCAGATTGGCGACAAGGTGGTTTACCCCAACCATGGTGTAGGAGTCATCGAGCAGATTGGGAGCCGCACCCTCGGGGACAACGTAGAGAAGTTCTATATGCTGAAGATCAACGGCGGCAGCCTCAAGGTGATGGTGCCATTTCACAACGTGGCCAGCGTCGGCTTGCGGCGGGTGATCCGCAACGGCGAGGTGCAGAAGGTCCTCGACTTCCTCACCGCCTGCAAGTGTGAGAACCACACCGACTGGAAATACCGCTTCAAGGAAAACTCGGAGAAGATGCGTACCGGCGCGTTGCAGGAGGTCTGCGGCGTGCTCAAGAGTCTGTTGCTGCTCAACCGCACCAAGCCGCTCTCCTTCCGCGAGAAGAAGATGCTCGACCGCGCCCGCTATCTGCTGGTCAGCGAGATCGCGCTGGCCAAGAACCTACCCGAGGATGACATCGAGCATCTGCTCACCCGCGCCCTGGCCAAGTCCAAGCTCAAATTCCCCGAAGTCACCGCCCAGGCCTGA
- the ruvX gene encoding Holliday junction resolvase RuvX, producing the protein MSPSTSPGRILALDVGARTIGLAVSDPLGITAQGLDTLRRTNKRTDLAHLESLIGEYTVAEIVVGYPLKMSGHPGAQAEKVSTFAEQLRRRFGLPVHLWDERLTSAQANRVLRQSEISIRRRGQAVDRMAAVLILQNFLESRAARSPASGKNHLD; encoded by the coding sequence GTGTCCCCCTCCACTTCCCCCGGACGCATCCTGGCTCTGGACGTCGGCGCTCGCACCATCGGCTTGGCCGTCTCCGATCCCCTGGGCATCACCGCCCAGGGCCTGGACACGCTACGCCGCACCAACAAGCGCACGGACTTGGCCCACCTGGAATCGCTGATCGGCGAATACACGGTGGCCGAGATTGTCGTCGGCTATCCCCTGAAGATGAGCGGCCACCCGGGCGCGCAGGCGGAGAAGGTCTCCACCTTCGCCGAGCAGCTCCGCCGCCGCTTTGGCCTGCCGGTGCATCTGTGGGACGAGCGCCTCACCTCCGCCCAGGCCAACCGCGTCCTCCGCCAGAGTGAGATCAGCATCCGCCGCCGCGGACAAGCGGTGGACCGCATGGCCGCGGTCCTCATCCTCCAGAATTTTCTCGAGAGCCGGGCCGCACGGTCACCGGCGTCCGGCAAGAATCATCTAGACTGA